The following are from one region of the Serinus canaria isolate serCan28SL12 chromosome 8, serCan2020, whole genome shotgun sequence genome:
- the PCSK9 gene encoding proprotein convertase subtilisin/kexin type 9 yields MSSDVLDTALKLPHVKYIEEDAYVFAQSIPWNLGRILLPQPSSGPYSPPNEGDLAEIYLLDSSVQSTHREIQGRVTVTGFESIPEEDGTHFHRQASQCDSHGTHVAGVLSGRDAGVARGANIRSLRVLNCQGKGTVSGTLMALELIRSTLEARPNAPRVVLLPLAGAQSPALNAGCRRLARTGAVMVAAAGNYKDDACLYSPASEPEVITVGATDSEDQPASIGTLGTNFGRCVDLFAPGDDIIGASSDCNTCFTARSGTSQAAAHVAGIAAVLLSAEPQLSRAELRQRLLRFSTKNAMDTAWIPEEQRLQTPNSVARLPARLGAEERLLCRSVWSGPARHARAVARCASTEEMLSCSSFSRSGSRLGEHMEDKDGQKQCVAHVAFGDQGVYAIARCCTWPRAGCRIKAGSPGAGGAECSPGDHVLTGCSFHSPSVVLGAGGRPVEGLERGPSRCASRTEAVAHALCCPSASLECRLKEHTALEHEEKVTVSCEDGWTLTGCHTLPQSPSGAHAQDNSCVAAAGPGSSSAVAIAICCRSRP; encoded by the exons ATGAGCAGCGACGTCCTGGACACG GCGCTGAAGCTGCCGCACGTGAAGTACATCGAGGAGGATGCTTACGTCTTTGCCCAGAGCATTCCCTGGAACCTGGGCAGgatcctgctgccacagcccagctcgGGCCCCTACAGCCCTCCCA ATGAAGGTGACCTGGCCGAGATTTACCTGCTGGACAGCAGTGTGCAGAGCACCCACCGGGAGATCCAGGGCAGGGTGACTGTGACTGGCTTCGAGAGCATCCCCGAGGAGGATGGCACCCACTTCCACAGGCAG GCCAGCCAGTGTGACAGCCACGGGACCCACGTGGCCGGGGTGCTGAGCGGGCGCGACGCCGGCGTGGCCAGGGGCGCCAACATCCGCAGCCTCCGGGTGCTGAACTGCCAGGGGAAGGGCACCGTCAGCGGCACCCTCATGG CCCTGGAGTTGATCAGGAGCACGCTGGAGGCTCGGCCGAACGCGCCGcgggtggtgctgctgcccctggccgGCGCGCAGAGCCCCGCGCTGAACGCGGGTTGCCGGCGGCTGGCACGGACGGGAGCGGTCATGGTGGCGGCTGCCGGCAACTACAAGGACGATGCCTGCCTCTACTCTCCTGCCTCCGAGCCGGAG GTCATCACGGTCGGTGCCACCGACAGCGAGGACCAACCCGCCTCCATCGGCACGCTGGGCACCAACTTTGGCCGCTGCGTGGACCTGTTTGCCCCGGGGGACGACATCATCGGCGCCTCCAGCGACTGCAACACGTGTTTCACGGCGCGGAGCGGGACCTCGCAGGCGGCCGCGCATGTGGCAG GCATCGCGGCCGTGCTGCTCAGCGCCGAGCCCCAGCTGAGCCGGGCCGAGCTCCGCCAGCGCCTCCTGCGCTTCTCCACCAAGAACGCCATGGACACGGCGTGGATCCCGGAGGAGCAGCGCCTGCAGACACCCAACAGCGTGGCAAGGCTGCCCGCCCGGCTGGGGGCAG AGGAGCGGCTGCTCTGCCGCTCGGTGTGGTCGGGGCCCGCCCGGCACGCCAGGGCCGTGGCTCGCTGCGCCAGCACCGAGGAgatgctcagctgctccagcttctCCCGTAGCGGCAGCCGGCTGGGGGAGCACATGgag GACAAGGACGGGCAGAAGCAGTGCGTGGCCCACGTTGCCTTCGGGGACCAGGGCGTTTATGCCATCGCCAGGTGCTGCACgtggcccagggctggatgcCGGATCAAGGCCGGATcccccggggccgggggggccgAGTGCTCCCCAGGAGACCACGTGCTGACCG GGTGCAGTTTCCACTCCCCATCCGtggtgctgggtgctggtggcaggcccgtggaggggctggagagggggcCCAGCCgctgtgccagcaggacagaggcTGTGGCACACGCCTTgtgctgccccagtgccagcctcGAGTGCCGGCTGAAGGAGCACACGGCCCTGGAACATGAGGAGAAG GTGACAGTGTCCTGTGAGGATGGCTGGACCCTGACAGGCTGTCACaccctgccccagagcccctcgGGAGCCCACGCCCAGGACAATTCCTGCGTGGCAGCcgctggccctggcagcagctcggCCGTGGCCATTGCCATCTGCTGCCGGAGCCGGCCGtag
- the BSND gene encoding barttin translates to MAEEKNFRYGFIILGFFLVMLGMFIMSMEKPQYYITFCVLGVLLVAVGITWSMCQCYPKITFVPADLEAERFLDHKATVLPHKDTGLVSPCPDPEASSTYEKSLPSYEQVQRQEVSSALAPGRAQPRSRSCSQPALQATAEIHQELGRAAEPLQELAPLLETAAGRGPARPAPGDAPLASLLEEMDTPSLEGSVPGSPTLQSRSLPCSTLPGPPSGSAERGEQPRAPRKGAGKEDDLYYGLQEEPDALLKESDGLFEPEN, encoded by the exons ATGGCAGAGGAGAAGAATTTCCGCTACGGCTTCATCATCTTGGGCTTCTTCCTGGTGATGCTGGGCATGTTCATCATGAGCATGGAAAAGCCCCAGTACTACATCACCTTCTGTGTCCTGGGTGTGCTGCTTGTAGCCGTGGGCATCACATGGAGCATGTGCCAGTGCTACCCAAAG ATAACATTCGTCCCTGCGGACCTCGAGGCCGAGCGGTTCCTGGACCACAAAGCCACGGTGCTGCCCCACAAGGACACAGG CTTGGTTTCCCCCTGCCCCGACCCAGAGGCCAGCAGCACCTACGAGAAGAGCCTGCCATCCTACGAGCAGGtccagaggcaggaggtgaGCTCGGCCctagccccaggcagggcacagccccggtcccgcagctgctcccagccagccctgcaggccaCAGCAGAGAtccaccaggagctgggcagggctgcagagcccctccAGGAGCTGGCACCCCtcctggaaacagcagcaggaagagg CCCCGCCCGGCCAGCCCCGGGAGATGCCCCGCTGGCGTccctgctggaggagatggaCACGCCATCGCTGGAGGGCTCCGTGCCCGGCAGCCCCACGCTGCAGAGCcggagcctgccctgctccacccTCCCCGGCCCCCCGAGCGGCTCCGCggagaggggagagcagccccGAGCCCCCCGGAAAGGCGCCGGGAAGGAGGATGATCTCTACTACGGGCTCCAGGAGGAGCCGGATGCTCTGCTCAAGGAGAGTGATGGCCTTTTTGAGCCTGAAAACTGA
- the TMEM61 gene encoding transmembrane protein 61 isoform X1: MFWVKARQGVRAEITELLLGQQLMLQMSCEESRQAFGHSRAPKASQALSCLASPSSPPKPPCRRMAAASFRYGLTITGAVLLVTGTLCFAWWSDGEVGSASGARLLPPREAEAVPSSSSSSSSSALLRSVSFFCCGIGGILLIFGLLWSVKANARVVSRRYQYHFPRDLQYFTAEPAEKWNCSTWDSSAIPTYEEALTCRPAHAAPAYVQPPGRKEELTPPLYRYLEEDESWQGGRRRSSSDSALFRPSPSWLDTAQPQEPQATPPPSYENISVRGL, encoded by the exons ATGTTCTGGGTTAAAGCGAGGCAAGGTGTGCGGGCAGAAATCACAGAGCTCTTGCTGGGTCAGCAGCTGATGTTACAGATGAGCTGTGAAGAAAGCAGACAGGCttttgggcacagcagggcaccaAAGGCATCCCAG GCTCTCTCATGCCTTGCCTCACCCTCGTCCCCTCCTAAACCCCCCTGCCGAAGGATGGCAGCCGCCTCGTTCCGCTACGGCCTGACCATCACGGGGGCCGTGCTGCTGGTGACGGGCACGCTCTGCTTTGCCTGGTGGAGTGACGGCGAGGTGGGCTCGGCCAGCGGGGCTCGCCTCCTGCCCCCTCGGGAAGCCGAGGCcgtgcccagctcctcctcctcctcctcctccagcgCCCTGCTCCGCTCCGTCAGCTTCTTCTGCTGCGGCATCGGGGGCATCCTGCTCATCTTCGGCCTCCTGTGGTCCGTGAAGGCCAACGCCAGGGTGGTGTCCCGGCGCTACCAGTACCATTTCCCTCGGGACCTGCAGTACTTCACGGCGGAGCCTGCAGAGAAGTGGAACTGCAG CACCTGGGACTCCAGTGCCATCCCCACCTATGAAGAAGCGCTGACCTGCAGACCAGCCCACGCTGCCCCGGCCTATGTGCAGCCGCcggggaggaaggaggagctcACGCCGCCCCTGTATCGCTACCTGGAGGAGGACGAGAGCTGGCAGGGCGGCCGGCGGCGCAGCTCCTCCGACAGCGCCTTGTTCCGCCCCAGCCCGTCCTGGCTGGACACGGCGCAGCCCCAGGAGCCGCAGGCGACGCCGCCCCCCAGCTACGAGAACATCAGCGTGCGGGGGCTCTGA
- the TMEM61 gene encoding transmembrane protein 61 isoform X2, with translation MAAASFRYGLTITGAVLLVTGTLCFAWWSDGEVGSASGARLLPPREAEAVPSSSSSSSSSALLRSVSFFCCGIGGILLIFGLLWSVKANARVVSRRYQYHFPRDLQYFTAEPAEKWNCSTWDSSAIPTYEEALTCRPAHAAPAYVQPPGRKEELTPPLYRYLEEDESWQGGRRRSSSDSALFRPSPSWLDTAQPQEPQATPPPSYENISVRGL, from the exons ATGGCAGCCGCCTCGTTCCGCTACGGCCTGACCATCACGGGGGCCGTGCTGCTGGTGACGGGCACGCTCTGCTTTGCCTGGTGGAGTGACGGCGAGGTGGGCTCGGCCAGCGGGGCTCGCCTCCTGCCCCCTCGGGAAGCCGAGGCcgtgcccagctcctcctcctcctcctcctccagcgCCCTGCTCCGCTCCGTCAGCTTCTTCTGCTGCGGCATCGGGGGCATCCTGCTCATCTTCGGCCTCCTGTGGTCCGTGAAGGCCAACGCCAGGGTGGTGTCCCGGCGCTACCAGTACCATTTCCCTCGGGACCTGCAGTACTTCACGGCGGAGCCTGCAGAGAAGTGGAACTGCAG CACCTGGGACTCCAGTGCCATCCCCACCTATGAAGAAGCGCTGACCTGCAGACCAGCCCACGCTGCCCCGGCCTATGTGCAGCCGCcggggaggaaggaggagctcACGCCGCCCCTGTATCGCTACCTGGAGGAGGACGAGAGCTGGCAGGGCGGCCGGCGGCGCAGCTCCTCCGACAGCGCCTTGTTCCGCCCCAGCCCGTCCTGGCTGGACACGGCGCAGCCCCAGGAGCCGCAGGCGACGCCGCCCCCCAGCTACGAGAACATCAGCGTGCGGGGGCTCTGA
- the DHCR24 gene encoding delta(24)-sterol reductase has protein sequence MERDRAVGVMSALWSVGAGLLLLLLWVRHRGLEAVLVHHRWVFVCFFLLPLSILFDIYYQLRAWAVWRLHSAPRQHAQRVRHIQEQVREWKKEGSKRYMCTGRPGWLTVSLRVGKYKKTHKNIMINLMDVLEVDSERQVVRVEPLVSMGQLTAYLNPMGWTIPVVPELDDLTVGGLIMGTGIESSSHIYGLFQHTCVAYELVLADGSLVRCSPTENSDLFYAVPWSCGTLGFLVAAEIKMVPAKKYVKIHYEPVRGLQKICEKFTEESKKKENSFVEGLMYSLDEAVIMTGVLTDESEQSKINRIGNYYKPWFFKHVEKYLKADRTGVEYIPSRHYYHRHTRSIFWELQDIIPFGNNPVFRYLFGWMVPPKISLLKLTQGEAIRKLYEQHHVVQDMLVPMKSLEKSIQTFHVDLNVYPIWLCPFILPNNPGMVHPKGNEAELYVDIGAYGEPKSKQFEARASMRQMEKFVRSVHGFQMLYADCYMTREEFWEMFDGSLYHKLREEMNCKDAFPEVYDKICKAARH, from the exons ATGGAGCGCGATCGGGCGGTGGGCGTCATGTCGGCGCTGTGGTCGGTGGGCgcggggctgctgctcctgctgctgtgggtgcgGCACCGCGGGCTGGAGGCCGTGCTGGTGCACCACCGCTGGGTCTTCgtctgcttcttcctcctgccGCTCTCCATCCTCTTCGACATCTACTACCAGCTGCGCGCATGGGCCGTGTGGCGCCTCCACAGCGCCCCGCGGCAGCACGCCCAGCGCGTCCGGCACATCCAGGAGCAG GTGCGGGAATGGAAGAAGGAAGGCAGCAAGAGGTACATGTGCACGGGCCGGCCCGGCTGGCTGACGGTGTCCCTCCGTGTTGGCAAGTACAAGAAGACTCACAAGAACATCATGATCAATTTAATGGATGTTCTGGAAGTAGACAGTGAAAGACAG gTTGTTCGTGTGGAGCCTTTGGTGTCCATGGGCCAGCTGACTGCATACCTGAATCCCATGGGCTGGACTATTCCTGTGGTACCAGAGCTTGATGATCTCACAGTAG GTGGCCTGATCATGGGAACTGGCATTGAGTCTTCATCCCATATCTATGGACTTTTTCAGCACACCTGTGTGGCCTATGAACTTGTTCTTGCTGATGGAAGCCTTGTGAGATGTTCACCA ACTGAAAACTCAGACCTATTTTATGCAGTGCCTTGGTCTTGTGGTACTCTGGGTTTCCTGgttgcagcagaaataaaaatggttcCTGCCAAGAAATATGTCAAAATACATTATGAGCCAGTAAGAGGGCTGCAGAAGATTTGTGAGAAGTTCACTGAAGAGTCTAAGAAAAAGGAGAATAGTTTTGTGGAAGGACTTATGTATTCCTTGGATGAAGCAGTCATCATGACAGGAGTCCTGACTGATGAATCTGAGCAAAGCAAG ATAAACAGAATTGGCAACTACTACAAGCCATGGTTCTTTAAGCATGTGGAGAAGTATTTGAAGGCTGACAGGACTGGAGTGGAGTACATTCCTTCCAGACATTATTACCACAGACATACTCGCAGTATCTTCTGGGAGCTCCAA GACATCATTCCTTTTGGCAATAACCCCGTGTTCCGTTACCTGTTTGGCTGGATGGTCCCCCCAAAAATCTCTCTGCTGAAGCTCACCCAAGGAGAAGCCATTAGGAAGCTGTATGAGCAGCACCACGTTGTGCAGGACATGCTGGTGCCAATGAAGAGCCTTGAAAAATCAATCCAGACCTTCCACGTTGACCTTAAT GTGTACCCTATTTGGTTATGTCCTTTCATATTGCCCAACAATCCTGGTATGGTCCATCCTAAAGGAAATGAAGCTGAACTCTACGTGGATATAGGAGCTTATGGAGAGCCCAAAAGCAAACAGTTTGAAGCCAGGGCTTCAATGAGGCAGATGGAAAAGTTTGTAAGAAGTGTGCACGG